GACGAAGCCTGGCGAGAAGAGCGACATGTTTTACGGTCTCTTTGTCAATCTTTGGCATAATATTATTACCTTTTGATATACCTTACCACAGTATATCGAGAATGTCAAATTTGCGTGCAAATTTGATACTGAGGCATCGAAAAAAATGCGACTAGCGAGAGCATTTTTAGATGCCGAAGTATCTTTAAAATTTGCGTGTAAATTTGGTATCAATCGATTGAGTTCGCGATCCGCGCGAAGTCGGCGAGGCTTAAAGATTCCGGCCGGGAGGCCGGATCTACGGCTATCTTTTCTAATATCGAGGAAAGGCGCTCTTTTGGGATGCCGAGGACCTCTTCCCTGGAGAGGGAATTTATTATCGACTTGCGCCTCTGGTTAAAAGATCCTCTTATGACCTTAAAAAGCGCTCCGTCATCCTTCGCCTCTACGGAAGGCCTGTCCAGGATATCGAGCCTTACCAGGCTTGAATCGATGTCAGGCGACGGATAAAAAGACGTCCTCTTTATTTTGTATATATGCTTTGGTCTTGTATAGTATTGGATAAAACAGCTGAGCGAGCTGTAATCTTTCGCGCCCGGTTCTGCCAGGATGCGGTCGGCAAACTCTTTCTGGACCACCATCACCACATATTTTATCGACAATCTGTTATCGATCAGGCACTCGATGATCGGGGTCGTGATATAATACGGCAGGCACCCCACCACTTTAAGCTTGCCCGCGGCGGAGGCCTTTTTGATGTCGAATTTCAATATGTCTTCGTTAAAGATACGCAGGCTGGGAAAGTCGTCTCCGATTATCTCTTCAAGTATGCCGTATGCCTTCTTATCCTTTTCCACCGCGGTCACGGCCGCGCCGGAACGCGCGAGGTCTATCGTAAGCGCGCCAAGCCCCGGGCCTATCTCCAGGACTCTATCGCCGGATAAGGCGCCCGCCTCGGATATTATCTTATCCCTTATATTCCCATCGATGAGATAGTTCTCTCCAAGCCTCTTCAAAGGCCTGAATCCGTATTTCGCAAACACTTCTTTTAGCTGAGTCTTGGTTAACATGTTTTAGTTCAAACAACTTTGTGCAATGTGTAAAGTTTAATGTGTAATGTTGGTGTAAAGTAATCATGTGTAATGGAAAATTCGCTCAATTCAATCTTTTTTCATTACACAATAATCCATTAAACCTGCTTTACACATTACACATCTAACATTACACAAAAGTGTTATGCGTACAAAGCCGGTATGCCAGGAGAATCGCCTCGATCATCGATGATGGGTCGGCCGTCCCTTTGCCCGCTATGTCAAACGCCGTCCCGTGGTCGGGGGAGGTCCTGACGAACGGCAAGCCTATGGTCAGATTAACGCCATCCTTAAAATATAGCAGCTTGAACGGTATAAGGCCCTGGTCGTGGTACATGGCAACGACCGCGTCGTACTTCCCGTTCATTAGATCGGCAAATATCACGTCGGCCGGGATCGGGCCGCTTATCCGGCCGACCTTTGCCGTGGCTTTCTCTATGGCGGGGATTATCGCCTTATCTTCTTCGTCGCCAAAGGCGCCGTTCTCGCCCGCATGCGGATTTAATCCCGAGACCCCTATGCGTGGATCTTTTATGTTGAAATATTCGCGCAGGTATTTATGGGTTATGCATATCGTCCTGCATATCGGCTCCACTGCAAGACTTCCAGGCACGCGCCTTAACGCGATGTGTCTGGTCACGAGCGTGATCTTAAGCCTGCCGCCGACGAACATCATCGCGAAATTCTTCGAGCCCGTCTTTTCAGCGAGATACTCGGTGTGTCCCTCGAACTTTTTAATTCCGGCCATCCTTATGGACATCTTGTTTACGGGAGCGGTTACGAGAGCGTCGGCTTCGCCCTTACGCAGGAGCCGGATGGCAGCGTCCAGATATCCTATCGCGGCTTTTCCAAAGACCGGGCTCTGAACGCCGTATTTAAAAGAGGCTGCAGGTACATTGGCTAGGTCTAAGAGCTCACACTTAAACTTCAGGGCCATGTCGCCCGCCGTCCTGTCCAGGGCGGCCCTGTCCCCTATAAGCAAAAAATCGGCAAGCCCTTTTATCTTTGGACTTGCCAGCGCCTTGAGGGTCACTTCCGGCCCTACGCCGGACGGGTCACCCATAGTAATGACTATCTTTTTTTTATTTGAACGCGATGTATGCATTCTTCTTGAGGCCTTCTATCCACCCCTTTACCTTTTCATTCGTCTTCTCCCTGTACAGAGCCTCCTCCACGTCCCGACGGGCTTCATTCAGGGTAAGCGTCCTGGCAGGCCTCTTCTCGTCGATCTTGAATATATGATAACCGAGGCTCGTCTGGATGACATCAGAGACCTCGCCTTCGTTCATATTGAAGACCGCTTTCTCTATTTCCGGGAGCAGGTCTCCTCTCTTCACATATCCCATGAGCCCGCCCTCTTGCGCGCCCGGGCCTTCCGAGTAGGAACTCGCCAATTCCGAAAAATCTCCGCCCTCTTTAAGCTTCCCGGAGATCTCCCTGGCCAGTTCCAGCGCCTTATTGATATCGGTCCCCTCCTTGACCCTTATAAGTATATTACGAAGCTTCAAAGCTTCTTCCTGGGAAAAATCGTCCAGGTGGTTGTTGTAATAATTATTCACCTCGACGGGCGTAATAGATATTGTGCTTCCGACCTTCATGTCCATCATCTTCCGCGTCATTATCTGTTCCCTGTACCGGCCCTTAAGCTCCTTCAATGTAAGGCGCTGGCTTGCCAGCGCTTCCTCGAAGACCTCCTGAGAACCGAAACGCCTCTTCGCGTCTGCGACCTTCTCCTCTACCTCCCTGTCATCCACTGTTATGTTCTGTTTTTTGGCCTCGCTGAGGACGAGGCGGTCTTCTATCAGGCGTTCTACCGCTTTTTGTCTGGCATCTTCCAACTTTGCCATGAGCGCTTCGCCGCTGTATACCGTCTTGAATTTATCATATACGGGGACGAGCATGCCCTCTATCTCGCTGTCACAGATTATCTCGTCGTTCACCACTATCGCTATCTTATCCACGACCTCGGCATATCCCGGGTTCGCCGCGCATATGGCCGATCCGATAATTACGGCCGGCAGAATCAGCATTTTAGCATTAATTTTTCTCAAGCTTCTCGCCTTCTTTCTCGCTCACGTCTTCAAGGGACTTGAAGACATCCTCTTTAATCTCGACTCCGTATTTTTTCTTGAGGTCCATAACGAAGGTATCGAAAAGCTCGCTGCGTTTCTTCTTCTTGAGCTCGCTTTCGACAAAACGCCTGGTCTCTTCGTAACTCTGTATCTCCGGCTCTTTCTTGTCCGTCAGCTTTATTATGTGATAGCCGAACTGCGTATGGACGACATCGCTCGTCTGACCGACCTCAAGTTTCAAACAGGCTTTCTCGAAATCCTCGACAAGCTGCCCCTGCCTGAAATAGCCTACGTCTCCGCCGCGGTCCGCCGTCGCGTCCATAGAACGCTCTTTCGCGAGGTTCTCGAAGTTAGCGCCCTTGGTAAGCTCATCCAGGATCTCTCTTGCCTCTTTCTCTGTCGTAACCAGGATGTGAGAAGCCCTCCACATCGCGGGCCCTTTAAAACTCTCCTTATTCTCCTCGTAAAATTTCTTCATCTCGTCTTCCGAGACCTTCGCCTTATCCTCTATCTCGTTCTTTATAAGCTTGGCTATGAGTATCTTCTTCTTCGCGGCCTCGACGACCTCCTTCACCTCTTTATCATTCTCGACGCCTTTCTTTACGGCTTCCTCATAAAACATCATCTCTACTATCGTCTCGTCGAGGAACCTCTTCCTGTTCTTTTCTACCATATTCCTGTAATAGGGAGGCATCTTGGCTATTCTCGACTGCAGCTCTGCCAGGGTAATGACTTTATTGCCCACCCTGGCGAGTATCTTGTCGCCTGCCGGCGGTTTCTTTGCGCACCCCGCCATAGCCGCTGACGCGATGACGACCGCAACCGATATATATATAATTATTTTCTTCATATAACCGTTATTGTAGCATTTTAAACGGATTTCTTCAAGGATGTTCCGCTCTTACTTTGCCTTGCCATGTTTTAATCCGTCGATAGCCGATTTCAGGAACCTGCAGTACAGGTCAAATCCTACGGCGTTAATATAACCATGCTGCTCTAACCCTAAGAGGTTACCAGCGCCCCTTATCTGCAGGTCCTCCATAGCAAGCTTAAAGCCGCTCCCCAGCTCCTGGAACTTCTTTATCGCGTATAGCCTCTTCTGGGATTCCGCGCTCATAACGAATTTTTTCGGTATCAATAGATAGGCGTAGGCCTTTTTCGTGAACCTCCCGACTCGGCCGCGCAGTTGGTACAGCTCTGAAAGGCCGAAGGCGTCGGCCCTGTTGATTATTATCGTATTCGCGTTAGGTATATCTATGCCCGATTCGATGATGGTGGTCGATACGAGGCAGTCGATCTTGCCGTTGATAAATTTCATCATCGTATCTTCCAGGGCTTTCTCCGGCATCCTGCCGTGGGCCACCGATATGCTTACGCCGGGCGCCAGGCCGGCGACCGATTTAGCGAGAAGCTCTATGCCCTTTATCCTGTTATTTACGAAAAATATCTGCCCCGACCTCTTCTTCTCCCTCATGACGGCCTGCTTTATCAACGCGTCGTCGTAGTGCGTGACAACCGTCTCTACGGGAAGCCTCTCCGACGGCGGCGTGTTAATGACGGATATGTCTCTGCCGCCCATAAGGGCCAGATAAAGCGTCCTCGGTATCGGGGTAGCCGTAAGCGTAAGGACATCCACGCTGAAACGGAGTTTCTTAAGATATTCCTTATTATGGACGCCGAAACGCTGCTCCTCGTCGATTATCACAAGCCCCAGGTCTTTGAAAGAGATGTCGCCGGAAAGGAGGCGGTGCGTTCCTATTATTATGTCGACGGTGCCGTCGGATATGCCTTTTATTATGGCCCCCTGTTCCTTATCCGTCCTGAACCTCGACAACATCTCCACCGTTACGGGGAAATCCTTCATCCTGCCGCTGAATGTATTAAAATGCTGCTCGGCCAATATCGTCGTGGGAACGAGTATCGCGACCTGTTTATTGTCCATGACGGCCTTGAACGCGGCCCTGATAGCGACTTCTGTCTTCCCGTATCCGACGTCGCCGCACAAAAGCCTGTCCATCGGTTTCGCGGATTCCATGTCTTTTTTAACATCCATCGTAGAACGCGCCTGGTCGGGAGTCTCTTTGTACGGGAATTTCTTCTCCATCTCCTTCTGCCAGTCGGTATCAGCCGAGAATTTGAATCCCGAGACCGTCGAGCGTTTTGCCTGCAGTTCCAAAAGCTCGACAGCTACCTGATGGATACCCTTCTTCGCGTTCTCTTTCGCGCGCTTCCACAGCTTGGCGCCAAGCTTATGGGTCTTCGGGAGGCGCTTTTCAAACCCGAGATATTTCTGCACTTTATCAAGGTCTTCGAACGGAACATAGAGCTTATCGCCGCCGGCATATTCTATGACTAAGTGCTCGACATACTTACCGGCTGTTTTTAGCCTCTCCAGGCCAAGGTACTTCCCGATACCGTGGTCTATATGGACGACGTAATCGCCGGAGTCAATATCGACGAAGTTGTCTATGGGCGATTCTTCTTCGGTTTCTTCAGACCGCTTCCTTATCTTCCTCCTGGATATGCCTTTTATCGGCAGTATGATGGCTACGTTATGCTCCTCGACGATCTCATACGTGAGCGGGTCGAGACTCCTTATCTTGCCGACTTTGTCATGCGAAAATTCGATTCTGAGCGGGTATTCGAACGTTACGGGATATATAGTCAGGGAGTCCCCGATACGGGAAAAGTCGCCTTCCTCGGCGACTCTCTTGCAGGCGCGGTAACCGAACTCTACGAGCCTTGCGGCAAGAGATTCGATATCAATATCGTTCTCATCGACGCGGATTTTTATTGAGTCAAACATATATCATGCAGGAAACACCTTTGTTTAATGTGTAAAGTGTAATGTGTAATGCCGGTGTAATGTATGCATGTGTAATGGAAAATTCTCTTCCATTACACAATTAACCCTTACACCCACTTTACACATTACACATCAAACATTACACAAAGGAATCATTTTTAGCGGTCACACTACATCTTCTTAGGGAGAGAGACGCCGAGCAAACGAAGCCCGTTTGCAAGGACTATCCTTACGCAATCCACAAGCACCAGCCTGGATTTTGCCAGGCTGTGGTCATCGCTTACGACCCTGTGTTTGGTATAGAAGGAATGGAACACAGCAGCCACGTCCTGAAGGTATTGCAGCACGACGTACGGATCGAGTAATTTACCGCTCATGTTCACTATCCAGGGGAACTGCCGCAATAGTCTTATCAGGTCCATCTCTTCCGGCTCCACCAGCAGTTTTGAATCGAACTTCGCCGCCAGATGGGCTGACTTACCGTATTCCATAATAGACCATATGCGCGCGTGCGCGTACTGTATATAGTAAACCGGGTTTTCGGATGATTCTTTCTTGACTGCATCTAGATCGAAATCGAGATGGCTCGATATCCTGCGCATTATAAAACAGAACCTGGAGACGTCCTTGCCGACTTCATCCATCACCTCGCGCAATGTGATAAATTCGCCGGCCCTGGTTGACATGGATACCACCTGTCCGCTCCTATAAAGGGTCGCAAGCTGGACGATCAGCACAGAGAGGGAGTCTTCGGAAAAACCCAGCGCCCTTATGGCCGCCTTCATACGGGGTATGTAGCCGTGATGGTCCGGCCCCCATATATCGACTATCTTCTTGAAACCTCTCCTGTATTTTTCCAGGTGAAAGGCTATGTCGGGGGCGAGATATGTCGCGGAGCCGTCGGATTTAAATACGACCCTGTCCTTATCATCGCCAAACTCGGTCGATTTGAACCAGACGGCGTTGTCTTTTTCGTATATATACCCCTTCTCCTTCAACAACCCTATTGCCTTCTCTACCTTGCCCGACCTTCTCAGGGACTTCTGGCTGTACCATACGTCGAATTTCACTCCGAAATCTTTAAGGTCGCGCTTTATGTCATTCAATATCCAGCGCAGACCGAATTCCCTGAAGACCTTAATATCTGTCGTCCCGGCGAATCTCTTTCCGTATTTTTTTTTGAATGCCCTGGCGATATCCGATACGTAGGAACCTTTATAACCGTCTGAAGGAAATGCTTCTGTACCGCCGAAGAGTTCAAGGTAACGGGAGTGTATGGACTTGCCCAGTATATCCATCTGGGTGCCCTCATCGTTCAGGTAATATTCGCGGGTGACTTTATAACCGAGAAAATCGAGGATGTTGGCGAGGCTGTCCCCTATAGCGGCCTGTCTTCCGTGCGCGATTGTTAAAGGGCCTGTCGGGTTGGCGCTGACGAACTCCACCTGCAGCTTTATCCCTCTGCCTACACTGGCCTTGCCGAAATTGTGCCTCTTTCTCTTTATCTCAAGGAGGACTTTGCAGAGATATTCTTTGCTGAAAAAGAAATTGATGAACCCCGGAGCCTTCGTTTCGATGCGTTCTATTATGCCTTTAAGGCGGAATGTAGCGATATCCTGCTCCAGCTTGGACTTTATTACATCGGCCAGTTCCATCGGTTTCAAGCCGCGAGCGAACTTGGAGGCCTTCATAGCTACATTCGACGAAAGGTCGCCGTTCTGCTTGTCTTTAGGTATCTCTATCTCGGGTTTTATCTCGTGGGCTAGAGGAAGGCTCAGGTCCAGATCCACAAAAACTTCTTTTGCGGCTCTTTCTAAAAGGGAAATAACGTTCTTTTCGATCTCACCATGGCGCATAATCTATTATTCGCTTATTTCTTTCTGGCCTTCTTTTTTTTGCGAGAGACCTTCTTCTTTGCGGCCGGAGCGCGGCGCTTTGCGGGGATTTTTCGGGCTTTGGAGGCGGTCAGTTCCCTGAAGCGCTCTTTGGGCGCGTCGCGCCAGAGTCGTTCCAGGTCATAAAAGCGGCGCGTCTCTTCCAGGAATACATGCACAACAACGTCGCCGGAATCGAGAACTATCCATAACGCTTCCCTCTCACCTTCCGACCGCCTGAGCTTTTCGCCTTTATCCCTTAAAACCTTTATGATATGGTCGGCTATAGCCCGAACTTGAGTAGTTGAAGCGCCGCTTGTTATAACAAAATAGTCACAAACGCTCGACACTTTATTCATCTTTATCAAAACTGTGTCGAGCGCTTTTTTATCAGAAGCCGCGCCGGCCACAACCAGCGCTTTTGCCTTGGAATTTATGACTTACCCCTTCTTAAGCTGCGGGATTATCTATTAAGATTACTTCATTATCTTATACATACCAGTGCCACAAGACGAGCATTTGCCCTTCATAGCCTGTCTTCCATTTTTCATTGTGACTTTCTGGGTGTCCTTCATATCTTTCTTCGCTTTACACTTTACGCAATATCCGATTTCTGCCATTTAATTCACCTCCTTAAATATTTGAATGAATTATACACTAAAAAACTCTCCCGGTCAAGGGGAATAGAGAATATTCTGTCCCTTTAAGTATATAGCTTACCCTCCAATATGTAGTCCCTTACCTTTGCCGGGACCAGATACCTTATGGACCTGCCCTCTTTCAGGCGTTTCCTTATGTCTTCTGAAGACACCTCTATCGGGGTTATGACAACGGTCTCAACGTCCTCGGGGACCTCTTTCACCGGATATCCGGGCCTGTTGGCCACTATGAACTTCGACATCTTGAATATACCGTCTATATCCTTCCACGAAAATAGGTCTTTCAGCAAGTCCGAGCCTGTTATGAAATATAGCTGCGCTTTATCCCCGTAGATCCTCCTGAACTCCTTTAATGTATCTATTGAATACGATTTTTTCTTGGAATCGATCTCAAAAGTGGATACTTCAAAGGCGGGATTGCCCTCGATGGCAAGCTCGACCATCTTCAGTCGGTCCTGCGGCCGTATCTTCACATCCATATTCTTGTGCGGTGGTATAAAAGCAGGGACGAATATGACCTTATCGAGCTTTATCTTATGGAGGGCGTCTTCAGCCAATATCAGGTGCCCCATATGTATAGGATTGAATGTGCCGCCGAGTATACCTATTCTCATAGCTAACTCCATTATAGTTATAAGTTGTAAGTCGTAAGTTGTAAGCGAATTGTATATAACTTATAACTTATAACTTATAACTTACAACTTATAACTTATAACTTATAACTTACAACTACTTTCTCACCTGCCCGCTGCCGTACACCACATACTTATATGACGTCAGTTCCTCAAGTCCCATGGGCCCTCTGGCGTGTATCTTATCCGTAGATATGCCCATCTCCGCGCCTTTGCCGAATTCGCCGCCGTCGGTAAAACGCGTCGACGCATTGACATAGACGCAGGCTGAATCCACTTCCCGCAGGAACTTATCCGCTCTGGCCTTGTTCCTCGTGACTATGGCGTCGGAATGGTATGAGCCGTACTTCATTATATGCCGGATGGCCTCATCCACATCCCTGACCACCTTTACCGAGAGTTTCAGATCCAGATACTCCCTGTACCAGTCATCCTCTGTAGCCAGTTTCACGCAGTCTACCAGATCTTTGACTTCTTTAGAGCCCCTTATCTCGACACCGGAATTTTTGAGCCTTCTTATCATTTTGGGGAGGAAGCTGCCGGCGATCTTCCTATTCACAAGCATGCATTCCATGGCGTTGCATACCCCGGGCCTTTGGACCTTTGCGTTATAGCATATCTCTTCCGCCATCTTGAGATCAGCGCTTTCATCGACATAGGTATGGCACACGCCTTTGTAATGTTTGATGACCGGTATCCTCGAATTTCTCGTAACTTCCCTTATCAAAGACTCTCCGCCTCTTGGTATGACAAGGTCTATCAGGCCTTCCTGTTTAAGCAGCCGATCGACGAGGCCCCTGTCCTTATCCTTGATCATCGATATCGAGTCCGCAGGTATATTGCATTTAACAAGCGCCTTCCGCAGGACGTCGAATATCGCTATGTTAGAATTAAGCGACTCGCTGCCGCCGCGCAGTATGACAGCGTTAGAGGACTTCAAACACAACCCGATACAATCGCTGGTAACATTAGGTCTCGACTCATAGATGATAAGAATGACGCCTATAGGGACCCTGACCTTCTTTATCAGGAGGCCGTTAGGCCTTCTTATGGTATCTATGATATCTCCGACGGGATCCTTAAGCTTCGATATCTTCAAAAGCGAATCTGCCATCGACCTTATCCTCGCGTCCGTAAGCGTCAATCTGTCTATAAGCGCGGAAGACATTTTTTTTGCGCGGGCCATGGCCAGATCCTTACGATTCCGGGAAATAACGAATCTCGCGTTCTTTACCAACGCCGCGGCCATAGCCTCAAGCGCCCTATTTTTGGACTTCGTATTCGCAAGCGCAAGGGCTCTGGAAGAAGCCTTAGCCTTTTCACACAATCTTTTTATATCGTTATTTTTTGCCATATAATATTATTATAGTATCACCAGGTTATCTTTGTGTACAATTTCGTCCTTACCTTTATAGCCCAGAGCGGCCTTGAACTGCGCCGTCTTCATACCTTTTATCTTCGACAACTCTGCCGATGAATAGTTTACGACGCCCCTGCCTATTTCGACGAGGGCGTTATCTACTATGCTGACCACGTCCCCGGAAACGAAATGGCCGCTGACAGCGGACACGCCCGATGCGAGCAGGCTCTTGTCTTTCTTCTTCAGAGCTTCTCGTGCGCCGTCATCTATGCGCAGAGTACCTTTTGGCTTCGAAGAAAAACCTATCCATCTCTTCCTGGCAATAAACCTCTTCTCCCTGCGTCCGAAGACTGTCCCGACGTCTTCACCTGACATTATCCCTAGAAGGACGTCTTTCTTCTTACCGTTTGCTATAACGCATT
This window of the Candidatus Omnitrophota bacterium genome carries:
- the rsmA gene encoding 16S rRNA (adenine(1518)-N(6)/adenine(1519)-N(6))-dimethyltransferase RsmA; translated protein: MLTKTQLKEVFAKYGFRPLKRLGENYLIDGNIRDKIISEAGALSGDRVLEIGPGLGALTIDLARSGAAVTAVEKDKKAYGILEEIIGDDFPSLRIFNEDILKFDIKKASAAGKLKVVGCLPYYITTPIIECLIDNRLSIKYVVMVVQKEFADRILAEPGAKDYSSLSCFIQYYTRPKHIYKIKRTSFYPSPDIDSSLVRLDILDRPSVEAKDDGALFKVIRGSFNQRRKSIINSLSREEVLGIPKERLSSILEKIAVDPASRPESLSLADFARIANSID
- the pdxA gene encoding 4-hydroxythreonine-4-phosphate dehydrogenase PdxA, coding for MHTSRSNKKKIVITMGDPSGVGPEVTLKALASPKIKGLADFLLIGDRAALDRTAGDMALKFKCELLDLANVPAASFKYGVQSPVFGKAAIGYLDAAIRLLRKGEADALVTAPVNKMSIRMAGIKKFEGHTEYLAEKTGSKNFAMMFVGGRLKITLVTRHIALRRVPGSLAVEPICRTICITHKYLREYFNIKDPRIGVSGLNPHAGENGAFGDEEDKAIIPAIEKATAKVGRISGPIPADVIFADLMNGKYDAVVAMYHDQGLIPFKLLYFKDGVNLTIGLPFVRTSPDHGTAFDIAGKGTADPSSMIEAILLAYRLCTHNTFV
- a CDS encoding peptidylprolyl isomerase; this encodes MLILPAVIIGSAICAANPGYAEVVDKIAIVVNDEIICDSEIEGMLVPVYDKFKTVYSGEALMAKLEDARQKAVERLIEDRLVLSEAKKQNITVDDREVEEKVADAKRRFGSQEVFEEALASQRLTLKELKGRYREQIMTRKMMDMKVGSTISITPVEVNNYYNNHLDDFSQEEALKLRNILIRVKEGTDINKALELAREISGKLKEGGDFSELASSYSEGPGAQEGGLMGYVKRGDLLPEIEKAVFNMNEGEVSDVIQTSLGYHIFKIDEKRPARTLTLNEARRDVEEALYREKTNEKVKGWIEGLKKNAYIAFK
- a CDS encoding peptidyl-prolyl cis-trans isomerase, translating into MKKIIIYISVAVVIASAAMAGCAKKPPAGDKILARVGNKVITLAELQSRIAKMPPYYRNMVEKNRKRFLDETIVEMMFYEEAVKKGVENDKEVKEVVEAAKKKILIAKLIKNEIEDKAKVSEDEMKKFYEENKESFKGPAMWRASHILVTTEKEAREILDELTKGANFENLAKERSMDATADRGGDVGYFRQGQLVEDFEKACLKLEVGQTSDVVHTQFGYHIIKLTDKKEPEIQSYEETRRFVESELKKKKRSELFDTFVMDLKKKYGVEIKEDVFKSLEDVSEKEGEKLEKN
- the mfd gene encoding transcription-repair coupling factor; its protein translation is MFDSIKIRVDENDIDIESLAARLVEFGYRACKRVAEEGDFSRIGDSLTIYPVTFEYPLRIEFSHDKVGKIRSLDPLTYEIVEEHNVAIILPIKGISRRKIRKRSEETEEESPIDNFVDIDSGDYVVHIDHGIGKYLGLERLKTAGKYVEHLVIEYAGGDKLYVPFEDLDKVQKYLGFEKRLPKTHKLGAKLWKRAKENAKKGIHQVAVELLELQAKRSTVSGFKFSADTDWQKEMEKKFPYKETPDQARSTMDVKKDMESAKPMDRLLCGDVGYGKTEVAIRAAFKAVMDNKQVAILVPTTILAEQHFNTFSGRMKDFPVTVEMLSRFRTDKEQGAIIKGISDGTVDIIIGTHRLLSGDISFKDLGLVIIDEEQRFGVHNKEYLKKLRFSVDVLTLTATPIPRTLYLALMGGRDISVINTPPSERLPVETVVTHYDDALIKQAVMREKKRSGQIFFVNNRIKGIELLAKSVAGLAPGVSISVAHGRMPEKALEDTMMKFINGKIDCLVSTTIIESGIDIPNANTIIINRADAFGLSELYQLRGRVGRFTKKAYAYLLIPKKFVMSAESQKRLYAIKKFQELGSGFKLAMEDLQIRGAGNLLGLEQHGYINAVGFDLYCRFLKSAIDGLKHGKAK
- the argS gene encoding arginine--tRNA ligase, with the translated sequence MRHGEIEKNVISLLERAAKEVFVDLDLSLPLAHEIKPEIEIPKDKQNGDLSSNVAMKASKFARGLKPMELADVIKSKLEQDIATFRLKGIIERIETKAPGFINFFFSKEYLCKVLLEIKRKRHNFGKASVGRGIKLQVEFVSANPTGPLTIAHGRQAAIGDSLANILDFLGYKVTREYYLNDEGTQMDILGKSIHSRYLELFGGTEAFPSDGYKGSYVSDIARAFKKKYGKRFAGTTDIKVFREFGLRWILNDIKRDLKDFGVKFDVWYSQKSLRRSGKVEKAIGLLKEKGYIYEKDNAVWFKSTEFGDDKDRVVFKSDGSATYLAPDIAFHLEKYRRGFKKIVDIWGPDHHGYIPRMKAAIRALGFSEDSLSVLIVQLATLYRSGQVVSMSTRAGEFITLREVMDEVGKDVSRFCFIMRRISSHLDFDLDAVKKESSENPVYYIQYAHARIWSIMEYGKSAHLAAKFDSKLLVEPEEMDLIRLLRQFPWIVNMSGKLLDPYVVLQYLQDVAAVFHSFYTKHRVVSDDHSLAKSRLVLVDCVRIVLANGLRLLGVSLPKKM
- the rsfS gene encoding ribosome silencing factor, producing MAGAASDKKALDTVLIKMNKVSSVCDYFVITSGASTTQVRAIADHIIKVLRDKGEKLRRSEGEREALWIVLDSGDVVVHVFLEETRRFYDLERLWRDAPKERFRELTASKARKIPAKRRAPAAKKKVSRKKKKARKK
- a CDS encoding DUF5679 domain-containing protein, whose protein sequence is MAEIGYCVKCKAKKDMKDTQKVTMKNGRQAMKGKCSSCGTGMYKIMK
- the nadD gene encoding nicotinate-nucleotide adenylyltransferase; this translates as MRIGILGGTFNPIHMGHLILAEDALHKIKLDKVIFVPAFIPPHKNMDVKIRPQDRLKMVELAIEGNPAFEVSTFEIDSKKKSYSIDTLKEFRRIYGDKAQLYFITGSDLLKDLFSWKDIDGIFKMSKFIVANRPGYPVKEVPEDVETVVITPIEVSSEDIRKRLKEGRSIRYLVPAKVRDYILEGKLYT
- a CDS encoding glutamate-5-semialdehyde dehydrogenase, encoding MAKNNDIKRLCEKAKASSRALALANTKSKNRALEAMAAALVKNARFVISRNRKDLAMARAKKMSSALIDRLTLTDARIRSMADSLLKISKLKDPVGDIIDTIRRPNGLLIKKVRVPIGVILIIYESRPNVTSDCIGLCLKSSNAVILRGGSESLNSNIAIFDVLRKALVKCNIPADSISMIKDKDRGLVDRLLKQEGLIDLVIPRGGESLIREVTRNSRIPVIKHYKGVCHTYVDESADLKMAEEICYNAKVQRPGVCNAMECMLVNRKIAGSFLPKMIRRLKNSGVEIRGSKEVKDLVDCVKLATEDDWYREYLDLKLSVKVVRDVDEAIRHIMKYGSYHSDAIVTRNKARADKFLREVDSACVYVNASTRFTDGGEFGKGAEMGISTDKIHARGPMGLEELTSYKYVVYGSGQVRK